One window of Papaver somniferum cultivar HN1 chromosome 9, ASM357369v1, whole genome shotgun sequence genomic DNA carries:
- the LOC113310576 gene encoding uncharacterized protein LOC113310576 isoform X1, producing MWKFPCHDLPNAAQVFYGEWLKVTDIHENREVLLLVHQILHMRLLVEYLRWKFKLVPPELWSLRNASWIDNSFISVVCFNGNMNYRSNRFCKAEVHHQLATILMRLPSWRLTTTSGLLMIRNGTNTLGCNWSFRELGLETILWDSHSQRWDAVYVYIYIEVHYEDLYSITRSGAMGTPKIFAHMLVTDKASDVFVIIHIGMTLLDKGWRGIKLEISRKLQDMTKTTISLANTASTVFKRSEIIFIQGRYLWYSPTRGSSWTTLLVTEGRVKDLLVRFTTRIIEQLEDQNVNANKLTQLATNNHGQTGTVQERDA from the coding sequence atgtggaaatttccttgtcATGATCTACCTAATGCTGCACAAGTCTTCTATGGTGAATGGTTAAAAGTCACCGATATACATGAAAACAGAGAGGTCTTGCTCTTGGTACATCAAATTCTTCACATGAGGCTGTTAGTGGAGTATTTGAGGTGGAAGTTCAAATTGGTCCCCCCTGAATTGTGGAGTCTGAGAAATGCTAGCTGGATTGATAACAGTTTTATCTCAGTTGTGTGCTTTAACGGGAACATGAATTATAGAAGCAATCGGTTCTGCAAAGCTGAGGTCCATCATCAACTTGCAACCATTCTCATGAGATTACCAAGTTGGCGCCTAACTACTACAAGTGGACTTTTGATGATACGAAATGGTACTAACACTTTGGGTTGTAACTGGTCGTTCAGAGAACTAGGGCTTGAGACGATATTATGGGATTCTCATTCTCAGAGATGGGATGCTGTTTATGTTTATATTTACATAGAGGTGCATTATGAAGATCTTTATTCGATTACAAGAAGTGGTGCAATGGGTACACCTAAAATCTTCGCGCACATGTTGGTTACGGATAAAGCATCTGATGTGTTTGTTATAATTCATATTGGGATGACTTTGCTGGATAAGGGCTGGAGGGGAATCAAGCTTGAGATTTCTCGCAAATTGCAAGACATGACGAAAACCACTATTTCCTTGGCCAACACAGCCTCAACTGTTTTCAAAagaagtgaaattatttttattcaaGGGAGGTACTTGTGGTACTCACCAACAAGAGGTTCTAGCTGGACAACATTATTAGTGACAGAAGGGAGAGTTAAGGATTTACTTGTGAGGTTTACCACTCGGATAATAGAGCAGTTGGAGGATCAAAATGTAAATGCCAACAAACTCACACAACTCGCAACCAATAATCATGGTCAGACTGGAACAGTTCAAGAAAGGGACGCATAA
- the LOC113310576 gene encoding uncharacterized protein LOC113310576 isoform X2, translating to MSLKDVNEKIDMNTTEITKLQTDVSALSSDLSSKFDLLMKKLDQYHNNQHSSNKEGGSNTVLSADLTNNESSEGFSSSVNQRDDTLIAPSIDDEKSATKSVVVDSIPSAVIEVGNFSYVELLIFDVDEIDDSLEVDLIPPFFFVEEEDIDPLNGVRLQLENVECLNDLFFLHNKILGTITLVLELHFSLKHLLLVGLGISSKGRLYMHQNFFKEVENSAPSHGNSNSSRVVVCGVLTVGIRFIP from the exons ATGTCTCTCAAAGATGTTAACGAGAAGATTGATATGAACACAACAGAAATCACTAAATTACAAACTGATGTTTCTGCGTTATCATCAGATCTATCTTCTAAGTTCGATTTACTCATGAAGAAATTGGATCAATATCACAACAATCAACACAGTTCAAATAAAGAAGGTGGTTCTAACACAGTATTATCGGCAGATTTAACAAACAATGAAAGTTCCGAAGGATTTTCATCGAGTGTTAATCAAAGGGATGATACCCTAATTGCTCCATCTATTGATGATGAAAAATCCGCTACGAAGTCAGTAGTAGTAGATTCAATTCCTTCCGCTGTCATTGAAGTGGGTAATTTTTCATATGTGGAGTTGCTTATTTTTGATGTCGATGAAATCGATGATTCTCTCGAGGTGGACTTGATTCCACCATTTTtctttgttgaagaagaagacatagaTCCACTTAATGGTGTGCGTTTACAACTTGAAAATGTGGAATGTTTGAACGATTTGTTCTTTCTGCACAACAAAATTCTAG GGACAATCACCCTAGTGCTGGAGCTCCATTTTTCACTCAAGCATCTGTTATTGGTGGGGCTTGGTATCTCAAGCAAGGGCAGATTATACAtgcaccagaatttttttaaggaGGTTGAGAACTCAGCTCCTTCTCATGGGAATTCAAATTCTTCAAGGGTGGTTGTCTGTGGTGTACTTACAGTCGGAATTCGGTTTATTCCTTAG